The Fimbriimonas ginsengisoli Gsoil 348 genome window below encodes:
- a CDS encoding DUF4331 family protein, whose translation MTHRTKKYIALGMVALLAPLMLIGKVRASDHADTPDIAANPGTDITDVYMFPSPTNADNIVLVMNVHPLIGSGEGTTVGFDPNVLYQFKIDNNGDGVEDKVIQAKFTGAGAAQTVSISGPVRPSMTGKDSVQETPLAVHGTLNAPFSPKSGMTVFAGGREDPFFFDLEQFLNIFPDRATPLTGTPVADPNTPKQSSWRAPGVAKDFLSTGKYNVLSIVVELPKRSLQ comes from the coding sequence GTGACCCATCGAACAAAGAAGTACATCGCCCTCGGCATGGTAGCGCTCCTCGCGCCGCTCATGTTGATCGGCAAGGTCCGAGCATCGGACCATGCCGACACCCCCGATATCGCCGCTAACCCCGGTACCGACATCACGGACGTTTACATGTTTCCGAGTCCGACCAACGCGGACAACATCGTTCTCGTCATGAACGTTCACCCCTTGATCGGATCGGGTGAAGGAACCACCGTCGGATTCGACCCAAATGTCCTGTACCAATTCAAGATCGACAACAATGGCGACGGAGTCGAGGACAAGGTCATTCAGGCCAAGTTCACCGGCGCGGGCGCCGCGCAAACCGTCTCCATCTCTGGCCCGGTTCGGCCGTCCATGACCGGCAAGGACAGTGTCCAAGAAACGCCGCTGGCGGTCCACGGCACCCTAAACGCTCCGTTCAGCCCCAAGAGCGGTATGACCGTCTTCGCCGGCGGAAGAGAAGATCCGTTCTTCTTCGACCTCGAACAGTTCCTCAACATCTTTCCGGATCGAGCCACTCCGCTCACCGGAACTCCGGTCGCCGATCCGAATACTCCGAAGCAGAGTTCCTGGCGCGCCCCCGGCGTCGCTAAAGACTTCCTGTCGACCGGTAAGTACAACGTCCTCTCCATCGTAGTGGAGCTTCCGAAGAGGAGCCTGCAGTGA
- a CDS encoding DoxX family protein produces the protein MGRFFAPQPFFRALLALGMIAIGILHFVLNEQFERVMPAYIPAHRGLVLISGLFEVAGGAGLLIPASRRYASFGLVALYVAVFPVNVDMALHPAADAAPWLRVALWLRLPLQGVLIAWALWVGRGSVHPA, from the coding sequence ATGGGCCGCTTTTTTGCGCCTCAGCCGTTCTTCCGAGCCCTACTCGCGCTCGGAATGATCGCGATCGGCATTCTGCACTTCGTTCTAAACGAGCAGTTTGAACGGGTGATGCCAGCGTATATTCCCGCCCACCGCGGGTTGGTCCTTATCAGCGGCCTGTTCGAAGTCGCCGGCGGCGCAGGACTTCTTATCCCCGCGTCGAGACGCTACGCCTCCTTCGGTTTAGTGGCCCTGTACGTGGCCGTCTTCCCGGTCAACGTCGACATGGCGTTGCATCCGGCGGCCGATGCCGCGCCCTGGCTAAGGGTCGCGCTTTGGCTGCGACTCCCCCTCCAAGGCGTGTTGATCGCGTGGGCGCTGTGGGTGGGAAGGGGAAGCGTTCACCCGGCCTAG
- a CDS encoding carbohydrate binding family 9 domain-containing protein: MNQLFRASAAVAVWIAGAVAWGQMSSSIPNPPIPTGEWKKATYQIPKAETRPAIDGKLDDACWKGALHASGFYRFQSTEPLKEQTEAWICADKTHLYVAFHCLDSHPELIRAHETQREGDINHDDYVLVAIDSQGSRRNVTQLNVSANGTQTTQLDGGTADNLTWAGDWTAATQRTPDGWTCEISIPFSLLKYPRGSKSFPIALLRQISRETNAEIWPYIPPAGDHDPVSYLCDFTGIEPPYYPPRLVALPYVLGTAGKTTSFRTGLDVKYPVSTTLTGVATIFPDFQTVEQAVQDLSFSYTEKFVPDRRPFFAEGNGVWQDSFLFYSQRIPMVDFGLKLVGKNGPTTIGVLGTTAREGDGQTAVVAKVAQDLGRYSQIAGAVLGNDIGGQPNNRVAQLGGDYGWAQKGRKFDIYANGTGSWVSGGRSDHNDFFQFSTDAGRGKLNGSAYYTETGPHFENQLGLVSEVDVRGSGFNIYRNNAHDRGAVERDFYGINASSYRHMTGGFFHDSISGNADISMRNGWEYAFGADTGKREDFKDNTVSGFVGWNQKTLFQRGGVNAQVGRRENKAYRFIDISQGALIAKGFSLHLDFNHLQLGDFENNQTVLSGTYRLNSQESLGGRLVQTGGKMNVYLSYGRRSRHGTDIFVLIGDPNSPTTRGVITVKLVRPF; this comes from the coding sequence ATGAACCAACTATTTCGAGCTAGTGCGGCGGTCGCGGTTTGGATTGCCGGAGCAGTGGCGTGGGGGCAGATGTCTTCCTCGATACCGAACCCGCCGATTCCGACGGGCGAATGGAAGAAGGCGACCTACCAGATTCCAAAGGCCGAGACGCGGCCGGCGATCGACGGGAAGCTAGACGACGCTTGCTGGAAAGGAGCGTTGCACGCCTCGGGGTTCTATCGATTTCAGAGCACCGAGCCGCTCAAGGAGCAGACGGAAGCTTGGATCTGCGCGGACAAGACGCACCTGTACGTGGCGTTCCACTGCCTCGACAGCCATCCGGAGCTGATTCGAGCCCACGAGACGCAGCGTGAAGGGGACATCAACCATGACGACTACGTTCTCGTGGCGATCGACAGCCAGGGAAGCCGTCGCAACGTTACCCAGCTCAACGTCAGCGCGAACGGCACCCAGACGACGCAGCTCGACGGCGGCACCGCCGACAACTTGACTTGGGCGGGGGACTGGACGGCGGCGACCCAGCGCACCCCCGACGGCTGGACGTGCGAGATTTCGATACCGTTTTCTCTGCTGAAGTACCCGCGCGGGAGTAAGTCTTTTCCGATCGCCCTGCTTCGCCAGATCTCACGAGAAACGAACGCCGAAATCTGGCCTTATATTCCACCCGCCGGCGACCACGATCCGGTTTCCTACCTGTGCGATTTCACTGGCATCGAGCCACCCTACTACCCTCCCCGTTTGGTCGCTCTCCCCTACGTGCTGGGCACCGCCGGAAAAACCACTTCGTTCCGAACCGGCCTCGACGTGAAATATCCGGTCTCAACGACGCTGACGGGTGTGGCCACCATCTTCCCCGACTTCCAAACCGTGGAGCAGGCGGTTCAGGACCTTAGCTTCTCATACACCGAGAAGTTTGTTCCTGATCGCCGGCCATTCTTCGCGGAAGGGAACGGCGTTTGGCAAGACTCCTTTCTCTTCTACTCGCAACGAATCCCGATGGTGGACTTCGGATTGAAGCTCGTCGGCAAGAACGGTCCGACCACGATCGGGGTGTTGGGAACGACGGCACGGGAAGGGGACGGGCAGACGGCGGTGGTGGCGAAAGTCGCTCAGGATCTTGGGCGCTACAGTCAAATCGCCGGCGCCGTCCTCGGCAACGACATTGGCGGCCAGCCGAATAACCGGGTCGCCCAGCTCGGCGGTGACTATGGATGGGCGCAAAAGGGGCGGAAGTTCGACATCTACGCGAACGGCACCGGCTCTTGGGTCTCTGGCGGGAGGTCGGACCATAACGACTTCTTTCAGTTCTCGACCGACGCGGGGCGCGGAAAGCTGAACGGCTCCGCGTATTACACGGAAACCGGCCCCCACTTCGAGAACCAGCTTGGTTTGGTAAGCGAAGTCGATGTCCGCGGCAGCGGCTTCAACATCTATCGAAATAACGCCCATGACCGGGGCGCCGTCGAACGAGACTTCTACGGCATTAATGCGAGCAGCTACCGGCACATGACCGGCGGTTTTTTTCACGACTCCATCTCCGGCAACGCGGACATATCGATGCGAAACGGCTGGGAGTACGCCTTCGGGGCGGACACTGGCAAGCGTGAGGATTTCAAAGACAACACCGTAAGCGGTTTCGTCGGGTGGAACCAGAAGACCCTGTTTCAACGCGGCGGGGTGAATGCGCAGGTGGGGCGGAGGGAGAACAAGGCGTACCGGTTCATAGACATCAGCCAGGGGGCTCTAATCGCCAAGGGATTTTCCCTGCATCTCGACTTCAACCACCTGCAGCTCGGCGATTTCGAGAACAACCAGACGGTGCTAAGCGGGACATATCGGTTGAACTCCCAAGAGTCGCTCGGCGGCCGTCTCGTGCAGACCGGAGGAAAGATGAATGTCTATCTCTCTTACGGCCGCCGCTCCCGTCACGGCACCGACATCTTCGTGCTCATCGGCGACCCGAACAGCCCGACCACCCGCGGCGTGATCACCGTAAAATTGGTCCGTCCGTTCTGA
- a CDS encoding M56 family metallopeptidase: protein MNAILLDLVVKSVAVSLCGLLAAAFLRNGSAAARHLVLVLTLAGLLALPIASALLPRWQVPFVRIEVAAPPVESSSAVRSSVAQAPAPDVPPLAIAWGLVAGALALRVMLSLARLRRMESRLSMAGHPALQSAVTEHCRRSGRHVLLLEGKPSEPPMMWGHFRPVLLLPSDAADWPTERLCSVVLHELAHVERGDWLASMTAQLTCALYWFNPLVWVVARQIAKESENAADDRVLGGGLPATQYASHLLEVLRDLRRSQPAADAALAMARPGVLDGRLRAILEERRCRRPVRGAAALGMVSVLSGIVVAIGAAGPTIVRQVANGSGPSVAVEVQPPSAVVTHSAGNGSRSASGSSIVNAPEPRTRKPNRLVSHRPKPVQVARRKPVTPAANTLAVSNGKHSIILSGEPENLDVKIDDLVGIATKAGNQEAAKGMEEARREMKNGFEEARKEVATQTPDAASRKFAESTIKAVEKSVSASLDSVKKGLLGGKVPKVKPLRIPKQDRKDPPSG from the coding sequence ATGAACGCCATCCTCCTCGACCTCGTCGTGAAATCGGTTGCCGTTTCCCTGTGCGGCCTTTTGGCGGCGGCGTTCCTGCGCAACGGCTCGGCGGCGGCGCGGCACCTCGTACTGGTGCTGACCCTGGCCGGTCTGCTCGCCCTACCGATCGCCTCGGCGCTGCTTCCCCGCTGGCAGGTGCCGTTCGTGCGAATCGAAGTCGCGGCTCCGCCGGTGGAGTCCTCTTCGGCGGTTCGGTCGTCAGTCGCCCAGGCTCCTGCCCCCGACGTGCCCCCTCTCGCCATCGCGTGGGGATTAGTGGCCGGCGCCCTGGCCTTGCGGGTCATGCTGAGCCTGGCCCGGCTTCGGCGGATGGAGAGCAGGCTCTCCATGGCCGGCCACCCGGCTCTGCAGTCGGCGGTGACCGAACATTGCCGTCGCTCCGGCCGGCACGTTCTTCTCTTGGAAGGGAAGCCGAGCGAGCCGCCAATGATGTGGGGCCACTTCCGGCCGGTTCTCCTACTTCCTAGCGATGCGGCGGATTGGCCTACGGAACGGCTCTGCTCGGTGGTACTCCATGAGCTCGCCCACGTCGAGCGGGGTGACTGGCTGGCCAGCATGACGGCGCAACTTACCTGCGCGCTCTACTGGTTCAATCCGTTAGTTTGGGTCGTGGCGCGGCAAATCGCCAAGGAGAGCGAGAACGCAGCCGACGATCGCGTTCTCGGCGGTGGCTTGCCCGCGACCCAGTACGCCTCCCATCTTCTAGAAGTCCTGCGCGATCTCCGGAGAAGCCAACCGGCCGCCGACGCCGCCCTCGCGATGGCCCGTCCGGGAGTGCTCGACGGCCGTTTGCGAGCGATCCTCGAAGAGCGGCGGTGCCGCCGTCCCGTGCGAGGCGCCGCCGCGCTCGGCATGGTCTCGGTCCTCTCCGGAATCGTAGTGGCGATCGGGGCCGCCGGGCCGACGATTGTTCGTCAAGTGGCGAACGGGTCCGGTCCATCGGTCGCCGTCGAGGTCCAACCGCCAAGTGCGGTTGTCACTCACTCCGCCGGGAACGGCTCTAGGTCAGCGTCTGGATCGAGCATCGTAAATGCCCCGGAGCCGCGGACGCGAAAGCCGAACCGCTTAGTCTCGCACCGACCTAAACCAGTTCAAGTAGCCCGACGAAAGCCGGTTACCCCCGCCGCGAACACCTTGGCCGTTTCCAACGGCAAACATTCGATCATCCTTTCGGGGGAACCCGAGAACCTCGATGTAAAGATCGACGACCTCGTGGGGATCGCCACCAAAGCTGGAAACCAAGAGGCGGCGAAAGGGATGGAAGAGGCTCGACGCGAGATGAAGAACGGCTTCGAAGAGGCCCGTAAGGAAGTTGCCACCCAGACTCCCGACGCAGCGTCTCGCAAGTTCGCCGAATCGACAATCAAGGCGGTCGAAAAGAGCGTATCCGCGAGTCTCGACTCGGTGAAAAAGGGACTTCTTGGCGGAAAGGTTCCGAAGGTGAAGCCGCTTCGCATTCCTAAACAGGATCGCAAAGATCCGCCCTCGGGCTAG
- a CDS encoding BlaI/MecI/CopY family transcriptional regulator, with product MPRMIGSGLSRREREIVDILHRLGKSTAAEVHEAMTDAPSYSAVRSILRILEEKGHIRHEEDGKRYVYLPAEPRQAAAKSALNQVVQTFFGGSLEGMVRTFLSGDETTVSDEELNRLSAIIEQAKAKDKP from the coding sequence ATGCCTAGGATGATCGGAAGCGGGCTTAGCCGCCGCGAGCGAGAGATCGTCGACATCCTCCATCGACTCGGCAAATCGACGGCCGCTGAAGTTCACGAGGCCATGACCGATGCGCCGAGTTACTCGGCCGTGCGATCGATCCTTCGGATCTTGGAAGAAAAAGGACATATCCGGCACGAAGAAGACGGGAAACGGTACGTCTACCTCCCTGCCGAACCGAGGCAGGCAGCGGCGAAATCGGCGCTGAACCAAGTGGTCCAAACGTTTTTCGGCGGCAGTCTCGAGGGAATGGTCCGGACCTTCCTCTCCGGCGACGAAACTACGGTATCCGATGAAGAATTGAATCGGCTTTCTGCGATCATCGAGCAAGCCAAGGCAAAGGACAAGCCATGA